One genomic region from Skermania piniformis encodes:
- a CDS encoding putative bifunctional diguanylate cyclase/phosphodiesterase, with translation MPNRRYLPVSIVGLFAVITTAAWIAVIRSSTLPESVTDLASNLGQGAVSLAAGLAGVLRSLRRAPIQVRRFWRYVGLACLSWTSGQVVWSVYEQILHTEVPPLSLADLGYLLFVPLLITALLCSPLAVADSARQIRGVLDGMLVASSALLVSWILVLRAVLDAGSESALTMVVALAYPIGDAVIITIVLYIGLGEHGLLSSFRAPYFLTGAGLVAITVADSAYIYQATVGSYATGGFVDAWWFVGFLIIMVAAFLPDEPDNATPRHARSTSPLTTLLLPYIAIGIALLSSGLDLIATGHSDLVVFWLRTAVVCLLVARQIATLLENRALTRGLEARVQDRTAELRTSRERFAALVAHSSDVTMVLDREGTITYLSDASNRVLGLAPNELIGAHISAAIGTTAETAAFLGALRHTAEEPLRVHTGSSTWSSGGTARNLELTLTNLLDNPDVSGIVLNIHNVTDRKELENQLVHQAFHDALTGMSNRAHFRDRLERAFADRDSAAAGVTVLFMDLDGFKTINDTLGHGAGDAVLREVAQRIIAVVGESAVVARIGGDEFGILVEGSPDHCFLADLAGRITAALNEPFRLDGREMHLGGSIGIANLTADVDSAEQLLRNADLAMYEAKTARTGGYAFFEPAMHDGLVERVRLEEDLRAALDADGFEVHYQPLFALDSQRVTGVEALLRWNHPTRGLVSPVEFIPAAESTGLIRPLGLWVLESACRQGRAWQGIAPDQDGLKISVNLSARQLDQPDLVDRIAAILEQTGLPPCRLVLEMTEGVLMENTDSTLQILNQIRNLGIRLAIDDFGTGYSSLSYLHQFPVDILKIDRSFVQDLAAGRDTALVRSIVQLAQSLGLETVAEGIEREQELDLLRLLGCTTGQGYYFSRPVPAATLSQILLRQRLERVLVPS, from the coding sequence TTGCCGAACCGCCGCTACCTCCCGGTGTCGATCGTCGGGCTGTTCGCCGTGATCACGACCGCGGCGTGGATTGCGGTGATCAGGTCGTCCACGTTGCCCGAATCGGTGACCGACCTGGCGTCGAACCTCGGCCAGGGTGCGGTGTCGCTGGCCGCCGGGCTGGCCGGGGTGCTGCGCTCGCTGCGGCGCGCACCCATCCAGGTCCGCCGGTTCTGGCGCTATGTCGGTCTCGCCTGCCTCAGCTGGACGTCCGGTCAAGTGGTCTGGTCGGTATACGAACAGATCCTGCACACCGAGGTGCCCCCGCTCTCCCTCGCCGATCTGGGCTACCTGCTTTTCGTACCGCTGCTCATCACCGCTCTGCTGTGCTCGCCACTGGCGGTCGCGGACTCCGCCCGACAGATCCGCGGGGTGCTGGACGGCATGCTGGTGGCATCGTCGGCATTGCTGGTGAGCTGGATTCTGGTGTTGCGGGCGGTGCTCGACGCCGGCAGCGAATCCGCGCTGACCATGGTCGTCGCATTGGCTTATCCGATCGGCGACGCCGTCATCATCACCATCGTGCTGTACATCGGTCTCGGCGAGCACGGCTTGTTGTCGTCGTTCCGCGCGCCGTATTTCCTGACCGGGGCCGGGCTGGTCGCGATCACCGTCGCGGACTCGGCCTACATCTATCAAGCGACGGTCGGCAGCTACGCCACCGGCGGGTTCGTCGATGCCTGGTGGTTCGTCGGGTTTCTGATCATCATGGTGGCGGCCTTTCTCCCCGACGAACCCGACAACGCCACGCCACGCCACGCCAGGAGCACGAGTCCGCTGACGACCCTCCTGCTGCCGTACATCGCCATCGGGATCGCGCTGTTGTCGTCGGGCTTGGACTTGATCGCGACGGGGCACAGCGATCTGGTGGTTTTCTGGCTCCGCACCGCGGTGGTCTGCCTGCTGGTTGCGCGGCAGATCGCCACGCTGCTGGAGAACCGGGCGCTGACCCGGGGCCTGGAAGCCCGGGTACAGGACCGTACGGCCGAACTCCGTACCAGCCGAGAGCGATTCGCTGCGCTCGTCGCGCACAGCTCCGATGTGACGATGGTGCTCGACCGCGAGGGCACGATCACCTATCTCAGCGACGCCAGCAACCGGGTACTCGGCCTGGCCCCGAACGAACTGATCGGCGCGCACATCTCGGCGGCGATCGGCACCACCGCCGAGACCGCCGCATTTCTCGGCGCGCTGCGGCACACCGCCGAGGAGCCGCTGCGGGTGCATACCGGCTCGAGCACCTGGAGCAGCGGCGGGACGGCGCGGAATCTGGAATTGACCCTGACCAACCTGCTGGACAATCCCGACGTATCCGGAATCGTGCTGAATATCCACAACGTGACCGACCGCAAAGAGCTCGAGAACCAGCTGGTGCACCAGGCGTTCCACGACGCGCTGACCGGGATGTCGAACCGGGCGCACTTCCGGGACCGGCTGGAGCGCGCATTCGCCGACCGGGATTCGGCAGCCGCCGGGGTGACCGTGCTGTTCATGGATCTGGACGGATTCAAGACGATCAACGACACGCTCGGGCACGGCGCCGGCGACGCCGTGCTGCGCGAGGTTGCCCAGCGGATCATCGCCGTGGTCGGCGAGTCTGCGGTCGTCGCCCGGATCGGCGGTGACGAGTTCGGCATCCTGGTCGAAGGATCGCCGGACCACTGTTTTCTGGCCGATCTGGCCGGCCGGATCACCGCGGCGTTGAACGAGCCGTTCCGACTCGACGGCCGCGAGATGCACCTGGGCGGCAGCATCGGTATCGCGAACCTGACGGCCGACGTCGACAGTGCCGAGCAACTGCTGCGGAACGCGGACCTGGCCATGTACGAGGCAAAAACGGCCCGCACCGGCGGATACGCGTTCTTCGAGCCGGCGATGCACGACGGCCTGGTCGAGCGGGTGCGGCTGGAGGAAGACCTCCGGGCCGCGCTGGATGCCGACGGGTTCGAGGTGCATTACCAGCCGCTGTTCGCCCTCGACAGCCAACGGGTGACCGGGGTCGAGGCGTTGCTGCGCTGGAACCACCCGACCCGCGGACTGGTCAGCCCGGTCGAGTTCATCCCGGCCGCGGAATCGACCGGACTGATCCGCCCGCTCGGTCTGTGGGTGCTGGAATCGGCGTGCCGCCAGGGCCGGGCCTGGCAGGGCATCGCACCGGACCAGGACGGGTTGAAGATCAGCGTCAATCTGTCTGCGCGGCAGTTGGATCAGCCCGACCTGGTGGACCGGATCGCCGCCATCCTGGAGCAGACCGGGCTCCCCCCGTGCCGGCTGGTCCTGGAGATGACCGAGGGGGTGCTGATGGAGAACACCGACAGCACGCTGCAGATCCTCAACCAGATCCGAAACCTCGGCATCCGGCTGGCGATCGACGACTTCGGCACCGGGTACTCGTCGTTGAGCTACCTGCATCAGTTCCCGGTCGACATCCTCAAGATCGACCGAAGCTTCGTCCAGGATCTGGCCGCCGGCCGGGACACCGCGCTGGTGCGCAGCATCGTGCAGCTGGCGCAGTCGCTCGGCCTGGAGACGGTGGCCGAGGGGATCGAGCGGGAACAGGAGCTGGACCTGCTGCGGCTGCTCGGCTGCACGACCGGGCAGGGCTATTACTTCTCCCGCCCGGTACCGGCCGCCACGCTGTCCCAGATCTTGCTGCGGCAGCGGCTGGAGCGGGTACTGGTGCCGAGCTGA